A section of the Amblyomma americanum isolate KBUSLIRL-KWMA chromosome 2, ASM5285725v1, whole genome shotgun sequence genome encodes:
- the LOC144121392 gene encoding uncharacterized protein LOC144121392, with protein MIRACIVLALATSAFAGYVGSYGGYGLGYGLGYGYGLGYGYGHGLGYGLSTYGLGHGLGFGYSGLGLGYSYAPAASYAVAAPAVHRTVATYHAAPAVTAVHAAPAVATVAHAAPVATYAAAPAVATVAHAAPVATYAAVHHAPAVATVAHAAPVATYAAVHHAPAVATVAHAVPALASYHAAPVYGYGIGTLGYGVGHYGYGHGLLGYGLNYGYGLGSPLSYATLLRKKKCEYMSRLLLFYENKEEHKRGSSQGCCNIGFEVVI; from the exons ATG ATCCGTGCTTGCATTGTCCTGGCTCTGGCCACCAGCGCCTTCGCTGGCTACGTTGGTAGCTACGGCGGCTACGGCCTTGGCTACGGTCTCGGCTACGGCTATGGTCTCGGCTACGGCTACGGTCACGGCCTTGGCTATGGCCTGTCCACCTACGGTCTCGGCCACGGTCTTGGCTTCGGCTACTCCGGTCTCGGCCTTGGCTACAGCTACGCTCCAGCTGCCAGCTACGCCGTTGCTGCCCCAGCTGTTCACCGCACCGTCGCCACCTaccacgctgccccagccgtgACCGCCGTTCACGCCGCCCCAGCCGTCGCCACCGTTGCCCACGCTGCTCCAGTCGCCACTTACGCCGCTgctccagctgtggccaccgttgcCCACGCTGCCCCAGTTGCCACCTACGCTGCTGTTCACCACGCCCCAGCTGTGGCTACCGTTGCCCACGCTGCCCCAGTTGCCACCTACGCTGCTGTTCACCACgccccagctgtggccaccgttgcCCACGCTGTCCCCGCCCTCGCCTCCTACCACGCCGCCCCAGTCTATGGCTACGGTATTGGCACCCTCGGCTACGGTGTTGGCCACTACGGCTACGGCCACGGTCTTCTCGGCTACGGCCTTAACTACGGCTACGGTCTCGGCAGCCCACTCAGCTACGCCACCCTCCTCCGCAAGAAGAAGTGTGAGTACATGTCTCGGCTTCTTTTGTTTTACGAGAACAAAGAGGAGCATAAGCGGGGCTCCTCACAAGGTTGCTGTAATATCGGGTTTGAAGTGGTCATTTAG